From the genome of Gemmatimonadota bacterium, one region includes:
- a CDS encoding fumarylacetoacetate hydrolase family protein — MKFVLYNDFQLGVLQGDTVVPVGNSVAGLGHHNAQEMMQMIITDWDAIQPRIESAIDGGNGVALDTVTLQSPLPRPGQLMCAAGNYIEPGHPERGLFNGFLKANTSVMPTGSTVELPDAEASVFHFEPELALVIGKRASHLSQADALDHVFGYTQFIDVSARGLPGGFFLGKSWHTFAPLGPALVTADEVSNPNDLSVKLWVNNALKHNFSTGDMARHIPELLEEITSVITLEPGDVVATGTHHEALSPIQDGFKVRLEIEEFGPHLEVSVHDSLKRRW, encoded by the coding sequence ATGAAATTCGTACTCTACAATGACTTTCAACTGGGCGTTTTGCAGGGCGATACAGTCGTCCCAGTTGGTAATTCAGTCGCAGGCTTAGGGCATCACAACGCTCAAGAAATGATGCAGATGATCATTACTGATTGGGATGCCATACAGCCCAGGATTGAGAGTGCCATAGATGGTGGGAATGGTGTCGCCCTCGATACGGTGACTTTGCAATCGCCCCTACCCCGCCCCGGCCAACTCATGTGCGCCGCCGGTAATTATATCGAGCCGGGGCATCCGGAGCGCGGTCTGTTCAATGGATTTCTCAAGGCCAACACCAGCGTGATGCCTACTGGCAGCACGGTTGAACTCCCGGACGCCGAAGCGAGTGTTTTCCATTTTGAGCCAGAGTTGGCTCTGGTAATCGGCAAGAGGGCCAGCCACCTCTCGCAAGCCGACGCGCTGGACCACGTCTTTGGTTACACACAGTTCATAGATGTTTCGGCTCGCGGATTGCCCGGTGGTTTCTTTCTGGGAAAAAGCTGGCACACATTTGCTCCCCTCGGACCGGCTCTGGTGACTGCCGATGAGGTATCAAATCCAAATGATCTTTCAGTAAAGCTATGGGTCAACAACGCCCTCAAACACAATTTTTCTACAGGCGATATGGCCCGCCACATTCCCGAGTTGCTGGAGGAAATCACCAGCGTCATCACTCTGGAGCCAGGAGATGTCGTTGCAACCGGCACCCATCACGAAGCCCTGTCACCGATTCAGGATGGGTTCAAGGTCCGGTTGGAGATCGAGGAATTCGGTCCTCACCTGGAGGTCAGTGTCCACGATTCGCTAAAGAGGCGTTGGTAA